One stretch of Leishmania panamensis strain MHOM/PA/94/PSC-1 chromosome 29 sequence DNA includes these proteins:
- a CDS encoding 3,2-trans-enoyl-CoA isomerase, mitochondrial precursor-like protein (TriTrypDB/GeneDB-style sysID: LpmP.29.0010), translating to MRCRRPSFYVRPQLWRACSTTASMSDTADLVVVRESPLEKVVLLEMNNGRANVLTSEFISALLQTIQDVCNPEKSQCRGIVLTSKTPGIFCAGLDLNELNTNLSRDRFAHYWGQFQQLFRTFHSLPVPLVSAINGHAAAAGCIIALASDYRVMARRHPTKPVDLMIGIAAAQHGFVVPPYVAGSMEHVVGFRKAEELLSLGLLLSADKALQVGLVDEIVEHHDEAVVPCLQFMEKLLELPSAAPYWMIKDMSRRHLLAPLCTEDLRTQDTVSFYNLFSNSQVKQTLAQHIQKLSRK from the coding sequence ATGAGATGCCGTCGTCCGTCCTTCTATGTGCGCCCACAGCTTTGGCGTGCGTGCTCGACTACTGCAAGCATGTCCGACACAGCTGATCTCGTCGTCGTGCGAGAGTCGCCGCTTGAGAAGGTGGTGCTTCTCGAGATGAACAATGGCCGCGCTAATGTGCTGACATCCGAATTCATTTCAGCCCTTCTGCAGACGATTCAGGATGTGTGCAACCCAGAGAAGTCCCAATGCAGAGGAATTGTCCTCACCTCTAAGACCCCGGGCATCTTTTGTGCCGGTCTTGATCTCAACGAACTCAACACAAACCTCTCGAGGGATCGATTTGCGCACTATTGGGGGCAGTTCCAGCAGCTCTTCAGAACCTTTCATTCCTTGCCGGTGCCACTAGTGAGCGCCATTAACGggcacgctgccgcagcgggaTGCATCATCGCTCTTGCTTCTGACTACCGCGTCATGGCAAGGCGGCATCCCACAAAGCCAGTGGACTTGATGATTGgtatcgccgccgcccagcACGGCTTTGTGGTGCCGCCATACGTGGCTGGTTCCATGGAGCATGTCGTGGGCTTTCGCAAAGCTGAGGAGTTGCTCTCCTTGGGCTTACTGCTGTCAGCTGACAAGGCCTTGCAGGTAGGACTCGTAGATGAGATTGTAGAGCACCACGATGAGGCTGTTGTGCCGTGTCTGCAGTTCATGGAGAAGCTGCTAGAACTcccctcagcagcgccgtatTGGATGATCAAGGACATGTCGCGTCGTCACCTCCTAGCCCCGCTCTGCACCGAAGATCTTCGTACCCAGGACACTGTCAGCTTCTACAACCTCTTCAGCAACTCTCAGGTAAAGCAAACGCTAGCACAACACATACAGAAGTTGTCACGGAAATAA